The Hypanus sabinus isolate sHypSab1 chromosome 2, sHypSab1.hap1, whole genome shotgun sequence DNA segment ttggtaaattttcacatcgccttggtcggtagtcttcaattcgatcttcctgacatgtccatcctcgctagggaatgtagcagtgattctggccattggcctgctgttgcgggtggcttgcttgtccctgagcaggactaagtcttcaacttgaagattccttcggggttctgtccactttcgtctctgttgcaacgagggtagatatttctgtctccagcggggccagaactgatttgccagagcctggacttgtctccattgctttgtgtacaaatccttgtctgagaagtctcctggtggaggaggtgctcctgccttctgcgtaaggagcgttgatggcgaaagtataaaggggttttctgggtcagaagacacaggtaggaatgattgtgcgtttataatggctgtgacctctgccattagggtgcacagtacctcgtgggccaatcgagtgcgttgctgcatctcaggtttccttttctgggttttccgtaaggacgtgaactgtttgactgcctgctctttgttatctggtgagcgctggcgtggttctctgaaaggcaatggggcaaccccattatttgcttcatctctgaagaccttggtgtctttgggttttaaagaaatggtaccttgagctgattgtgcaagtttgtttccgtcctcggtttgaacgaaaactgactgacctagcgtctcatCGGTTGCTTTacacttggtaatgtcttgttgtgcttctttagggtataCCTCAGtaaggcagatctcggaacaagaacggcttgactgagtttgaccgcaaacttctgtacagttcgagctgacaattgttgtcctggagtgaacctctccctccccgccgtcctgttgtgggggtgaaggagcgttgtcggttctttcattcttgacttcatcacggagccgtgagggtaaatttccttcctcgtatggatgtgatgcaatcgtgactctctgaggttcctcgtagctggggaagttatcgaatacgtatggagaggggagacgagcctgcctgtccatttgagattgtacatagtcgcttgtgcgttccagtctggtcctttctaaagtagatcttgcttcggtcagatcacgcgacccttcagcttcttctatgtactttgcttccgccatggcagcttcttcttctctttctagctgcagcacttgcaactctgtcgatatttttgccatttccaactggatttcggcttctcgggcggccgcttcggcttctctggtggccagtttcattttcaaaactgcttctcgtttggcgtaatgcagtcgcaccttggcggcttctgccttggctcttgcctgtgtggacttacttgatgtcggtttactgcccctgttgctgggcggcgtcgacttgatgctggattgagctgacattgcagcacttgaaacacctgataatgccgctttttcactgtaacgttctccttcgggtgtaacgaaacgccgaatttaacgtccggataaaccacagccaatgcaaaccagatcgcagtaagattaaccatttactcttcactcttcacattaacatatggtgaaaactgttgataaaacaatacaagattgatacagtatttgttccttccttaatatcacatttcaagtgtaaatacttgcaaaggtgactataactacattacactaaggtgcagtatacagggagagtttacctgctccattgactactttaaatacacttccatgcaaactatccgtgattctctaactaacgaaagcataaacattatctaccgtcgttacttctaacaggatcggcattaacatcttagttcaatatatcgattatctattaacttacagcgttgctctcactgtgatttctcatgcctgcaaaacaacttctgctcaggtgagcctcgtggaaagcccccaccctcgcgctaatttcaaaccggtattttcccacaagacgcggcgaaaccggatgtgacgtcatcgcatgccgatatattttacatgcaatgaatacactttaaacacttctaattctaactagaaaatactattgaatgaattactaagcaaaaatattataaactaaataactgtcgtaaagacagcacaatcacCATACTAAACAGGATTGGTTACATGGACTGTACTAAATTAGCTTGATCACCACTGGAGTGACAATGGAAAGCATAAGAATGGGATGCTGGAATTCTTGTTCCAGACAAACAGAAGCTCAGAAccttataaaataaaataaataaaaacaggaagTTCTGGAAACACACAGCAAGTCAGGTAATACCCATGAAGCGAGAAAACATTCAGATATTTAATCCTCTGTCAGAACTTTGTtgttgttggtgtgtgtgtgtgtgtgttatgcatgtgtgtgtgtgtgtgtgtatgtgtgtacacTTTAAAGTCCTCATTTGCGCCACTGAAACAAACCACCCCAGTACAGAACTCTAAATGTGTCCTGGTCCAGTCTGaagtccgcattccggttcacagtccgGTCCGCAGACTCCGGACTCCAGGTCCTCCGGCTGTCCCTTTGTTTCTCTTGGACTTAATCATAAGCACCTGATGCTCATATTGAGGCTGGGAATgtaagtggccctgggattgagtgtggttggggtgTTGTCTTGTCAAGATTCCCTGGGAGCAAGTGGCCAGTGAAAGGCTAGAATGGCCACTTGCCATCTTTAGGCTGAGTTAGAGAACCATTGCTTCTTGGAGCCTTGCTGTCAGTAGTCAGAGCtgtcattgtggtatggattcggccgtttcctgggccagctgggtggctgtcagccaCTCGCATCAGGTTGTTTCCGTAGCCAGCCAAGGTTGCCGGCTGTGACTGTGACTCGGAGCAACCccgatgcagaggtggaactgtctgttgttcttcagtgtttgtctcttcctgtcctcgccccgtggggtaagtcaggctgttctgcctttgccctgtggggggaatctgtcttgtcttgtcttctccTCTGTGGGatgtcaggctgttctgccattaCCCGATGGATAGAcatgccccaccttggtgtggagtgaaagttgagtcccggcttgtcgaaggagaagtcccagctctatgtctatgtacagttcctagtctgcctccaagctccagcctccgagttatgcaagcctcaagaccccagcctcaagcctccagCTCCAAGAATCCAGGCTTCATCACATCTTCACCTGGTCTGGAgtccgagcctgagtcaagacccaggttctgggtccttgtccagtctcgggctTGGAGTCCACActcaggctccttgttcccaatccctcatcctggtcctgcttccctagcctagtctgcgacctgtcccatcctttagttttgtcccgtcctgttcctagtacttcagtgtctgtgtcctgcatttgggtccattcccaatgCCCCACTTTATGACAAAATGATCCTTGTTCAGAGCAGAGAAGTTTCTTACTTCCCTTAtaattccctttacagaaacataTGTGCTTCCACAAGAGTTATCTTTCTCTCTTTAAATTCCTGGGAGTATTGGCTAGTCCTCTGTACAGCAGTATCCCATAAATTAACCCAGTGAATCTGCATTGCATCATCCTAAGGGTATATTCTATAGAGACCATCAAAATGGCCTACAGTACTCAAATGTGTGTATAATTACAGTGTAATATCCTTActttgttggcaccagaatgtgtgttgtgttggttgttaacacaagcaaCGCAGTTCCttgcatgtttcgatgtacacatgatgaatcaatctgaatctgaatctttgtATTCCAACACAAATGAAACAAAACACAACACGCCagttgtaacaaaggccaa contains these protein-coding regions:
- the LOC132381077 gene encoding uncharacterized protein LOC132381077, encoding MSAQSSIKSTPPSNRGSKPTSSKSTQARAKAEAAKVRLHYAKREAVLKMKLATREAEAAAREAEIQLEMAKISTELQVLQLEREEEAAMAEAKYIEEAEGSRDLTEARSTLERTRLERTSDYVQSQMDRQARLPSPYVFDNFPSYEEPQRVTIASHPYEEGNLPSRLRDEVKNERTDNAPSPPQQDGGEGEVHSRTTIVSSNCTEVCGQTQSSRSCSEICLTEVYPKEAQQDITKCKATDETLGQSVFVQTEDGNKLAQSAQGTISLKPKDTKVFRDEANNGVAPLPFREPRQRSPDNKEQAVKQFTSLRKTQKRKPEMQQRTRLAHEVLCTLMAEVTAIINAQSFLPVSSDPENPFILSPSTLLTQKAGAPPPPGDFSDKDLYTKQWRQVQALANQFWPRWRQKYLPSLQQRRKWTEPRRNLQVEDLVLLRDKQATRNSRPMARITATFPSEDGHVRKIELKTTDQGDVKIYQGPVTEVILLLPND